The Gemmatimonadota bacterium genome has a window encoding:
- the rpoC gene encoding DNA-directed RNA polymerase subunit beta' — MADTNFANQPLDFNSIRIQLASPDTIRGWSRGEVTKPETINYRSFKPERDGLFCECIFGPVKDWECHCGKYKRIRYRGVVCDRCGVEVTQSKVRRERLGHIELAVPVTHIWFFKSLPSRMGYLLNLSVRNLERIIYYESYVVLDPGDAPDLKSKDLLTEDEVIDLEDEGYSFEVDMGAGAIKKLLSAIDIEDLSAELRTQARFETSVQRKQEALKRLKVVEAFRQSDNQPDWMILDVIPVIPPDLRPLVPLEGGRFATSDLNDLYRRVINRNNRLKKLIEIKAPEVILRNEKRMLQEAVDALFDNGRRSRAVRGDGNRSLKSLSDLLKGKQGRFRQNLLGKRVDYSGRSVIVVDPHLRLYQCGLPKHMALELFKPFIIRRLEEKGLVQTVKSAKKLVERERVEVWDILEEIIQDHCVLLNRAPTLHRLGIQAFLPVLVEGKAIRIHPLVCAAFNADFDGDQMAVHLPLSFEAQIEARVLMLSSNNLLKPADGSPVVVDKPQEIALGLYYLTKIVHGKEENLKTFSSTNEARMAYDFERIDLHEAVRVRIDGGLLTTTVGRVIFNEIIPETMPFINELIDDKGIRKVSSEVHSRYGNRITTDFLDGLKQLGYDYATRSGISIAVSDVVVPPEKEELITDAMDEVEKIIEQHAIGAITEGERYNKVIDVWQHTTNHIAQAMIGAFEKAEDGFNSIWIMKDSGARGNDDQIKQLGGMRGLMNKPQKKLTGAIGEIIETPIISSLKEGLTVLEYFISTHGSRKGLADTALKTAEAGYLTRRMVDVSQDVVISESHCGTILGIEMEALKEGEEVVESLSDRIVGRTVQEDVEDPITGDRIVEAGVLLNEELADKIADAGIERVFVRSVLTCETRRGVCMACYGRNPATGLPVDIGEAVGVIAAQSVGEPGTQLTLRTFHIGGTSSRIAEQAEIGAKRAGKVIFKHLEFVQRDADSWVVVGRNGEIEVQDDQGRVRGGHYHVPHGAVLRVAEGQDVEEDQALYEWDPYNNVIVSPKAGKVQFGDLVEGVTYREEIDETTSIAGLVVIEHRDRTLSPHIKVVGEDGEDLGHYIIPLGARLVVRDGDQVADGDTLAKISRERSKTRDITGGLPRVAELFEARRPKEASVVTEINGSVRFGRMVRGSRVVLVTADEGEEKKYTIPYGRHLRVQEGDRVTAGDRLSEGSVNPHDILAILGDRKVQEYLVDEIQQVYRLQGVKINDKHIETIVRQMLQKVQVTDPGDTNFLEDELVDRFRFLDENDKVIAEGGDPATFNPVLLGITRASLLTESFISAASFQETTRVLTEAAVQGKVDTLLGLKENVIIGHLIPAGTGALRYRDLDTDVVEESQVFDTLAEENTESIGLPPINA, encoded by the coding sequence GTGGCCGATACCAATTTTGCCAATCAACCCTTAGATTTTAATTCTATTCGCATTCAACTAGCTTCGCCGGATACCATCCGCGGGTGGTCGCGCGGCGAGGTTACCAAACCCGAAACTATCAATTACCGGTCTTTTAAGCCCGAGCGCGATGGATTATTTTGCGAATGCATTTTTGGGCCTGTCAAAGACTGGGAGTGCCATTGTGGTAAATACAAGCGCATTCGGTATCGAGGTGTGGTATGCGACCGATGTGGGGTAGAAGTGACCCAATCAAAGGTCAGACGGGAGCGGCTGGGACACATCGAATTGGCGGTTCCGGTGACACATATCTGGTTTTTTAAGTCTCTCCCATCCCGCATGGGGTATTTGCTCAATCTTTCCGTTCGCAATCTCGAGCGGATCATTTACTACGAATCGTATGTGGTGCTCGATCCCGGCGACGCGCCCGATCTCAAATCCAAGGATTTGCTCACTGAAGATGAGGTGATTGATCTCGAAGATGAAGGGTATTCATTTGAGGTCGATATGGGGGCTGGTGCGATCAAAAAACTGCTGTCTGCGATCGATATTGAGGATTTGTCTGCGGAACTGCGAACGCAAGCTCGTTTCGAGACTTCGGTGCAACGCAAGCAAGAAGCGCTCAAACGCCTCAAGGTCGTCGAGGCGTTCCGTCAATCGGATAATCAGCCCGATTGGATGATCCTAGATGTGATTCCCGTCATTCCGCCCGACTTGCGTCCTCTTGTACCCTTAGAGGGGGGGCGGTTTGCAACTTCTGATCTCAATGATTTGTATCGCCGCGTGATCAATAGAAATAATCGGCTGAAAAAACTGATTGAAATCAAAGCACCTGAAGTCATTTTACGCAATGAAAAACGCATGCTTCAAGAGGCTGTAGATGCTCTGTTTGACAATGGTCGTCGGTCTCGCGCTGTTCGCGGTGACGGCAATCGATCCCTCAAGTCGCTTTCCGATCTACTCAAGGGTAAACAGGGCCGATTCCGCCAGAATCTTTTGGGTAAACGCGTCGATTATTCGGGTCGTTCTGTGATTGTGGTCGATCCTCATTTGAGGCTTTATCAATGCGGGCTTCCCAAACATATGGCTCTGGAATTATTCAAGCCATTTATTATTCGACGGCTTGAAGAAAAGGGCCTTGTTCAAACCGTTAAAAGTGCGAAGAAATTAGTCGAACGCGAGCGCGTTGAAGTATGGGATATCCTCGAAGAAATTATCCAGGATCACTGCGTTTTGCTCAATCGCGCCCCAACATTGCACCGCCTGGGTATTCAGGCGTTTTTACCCGTGCTCGTAGAAGGCAAAGCCATTCGCATTCATCCGCTGGTCTGTGCGGCATTTAATGCCGATTTCGATGGCGATCAGATGGCCGTGCATCTGCCGCTTTCTTTCGAAGCCCAGATTGAAGCACGGGTATTGATGTTGTCGTCAAACAATTTGCTCAAACCCGCCGATGGATCGCCTGTTGTGGTCGATAAACCCCAGGAAATAGCTTTAGGCCTTTATTATTTGACAAAAATTGTTCACGGCAAGGAAGAAAATCTCAAAACCTTTAGCAGTACCAATGAAGCTCGCATGGCGTATGATTTTGAACGCATTGACCTGCATGAAGCCGTGCGCGTTCGCATAGATGGTGGACTTTTGACAACCACGGTTGGGCGTGTCATTTTTAATGAAATTATACCCGAAACGATGCCCTTTATCAATGAATTGATCGATGACAAAGGCATCCGCAAAGTTTCTTCTGAAGTCCACAGTCGGTATGGCAACCGCATTACGACAGATTTTCTCGACGGCTTGAAGCAACTGGGATATGATTATGCGACGCGGTCGGGTATTTCGATTGCAGTGAGCGATGTAGTCGTGCCTCCCGAAAAGGAAGAGTTGATTACCGATGCTATGGACGAAGTCGAAAAAATTATCGAACAACACGCAATCGGGGCTATTACTGAAGGCGAACGCTATAACAAAGTGATTGATGTGTGGCAGCATACGACCAATCACATTGCGCAGGCCATGATCGGTGCATTTGAAAAAGCCGAAGATGGCTTCAATTCTATCTGGATTATGAAGGATTCGGGCGCGCGAGGAAACGACGATCAGATCAAGCAACTCGGCGGTATGCGCGGGTTGATGAATAAACCGCAAAAGAAATTGACGGGAGCGATTGGCGAAATTATTGAAACGCCTATTATTTCGTCGCTCAAAGAAGGTCTGACCGTACTCGAGTATTTTATTTCGACACACGGCAGTCGCAAAGGGCTGGCAGATACAGCCTTGAAGACCGCTGAAGCGGGCTACTTGACGCGTCGCATGGTGGATGTATCGCAAGATGTGGTTATTTCTGAATCCCATTGCGGAACGATATTGGGCATTGAAATGGAAGCCCTGAAGGAAGGCGAAGAAGTTGTTGAATCGCTGTCTGACCGCATTGTAGGACGTACAGTGCAGGAAGATGTCGAAGACCCCATTACGGGTGACCGCATTGTTGAGGCAGGCGTTTTGTTAAATGAAGAATTGGCCGACAAAATTGCCGATGCAGGTATTGAGCGCGTCTTTGTACGGTCCGTATTGACGTGTGAAACTCGACGGGGGGTCTGTATGGCCTGTTATGGTCGCAACCCCGCCACCGGGCTACCCGTTGATATTGGAGAGGCCGTGGGTGTTATCGCAGCGCAGAGTGTGGGCGAACCCGGAACGCAATTGACATTGCGCACTTTTCATATAGGGGGTACTTCCAGTCGCATTGCCGAGCAGGCCGAGATTGGTGCAAAGCGTGCGGGCAAAGTCATCTTTAAGCATCTCGAGTTTGTGCAGCGCGATGCAGATTCATGGGTTGTGGTCGGTCGGAATGGCGAGATCGAAGTGCAAGATGATCAGGGTCGCGTAAGGGGAGGGCACTACCATGTGCCGCATGGAGCTGTGTTGCGAGTGGCAGAAGGACAAGATGTGGAAGAGGACCAGGCACTCTACGAATGGGACCCTTATAACAATGTAATCGTATCGCCCAAAGCTGGTAAGGTTCAGTTTGGAGACCTCGTAGAAGGGGTGACATATCGCGAAGAGATCGACGAAACCACCAGTATTGCCGGACTGGTCGTGATTGAGCACCGAGACCGCACCTTATCTCCGCACATTAAGGTTGTTGGTGAAGATGGCGAAGATCTAGGGCATTATATCATTCCCCTGGGAGCGCGACTGGTGGTGCGCGATGGCGACCAGGTAGCAGATGGCGATACGCTGGCTAAAATTTCGCGTGAACGCAGCAAAACACGAGATATTACAGGTGGTTTGCCGCGTGTAGCTGAGCTTTTTGAGGCGCGTCGCCCCAAAGAGGCTTCAGTGGTAACAGAAATTAATGGCTCGGTGCGCTTTGGTCGCATGGTGAGAGGCTCGCGAGTTGTCCTGGTTACGGCTGATGAGGGCGAAGAAAAAAAATACACCATTCCCTATGGACGACATCTGCGGGTACAAGAAGGGGATCGCGTAACTGCGGGGGATCGCCTGTCTGAGGGTTCGGTAAATCCACACGATATTCTGGCCATTTTGGGGGATCGAAAAGTTCAGGAGTATCTCGTCGATGAGATACAGCAAGTTTATCGGCTCCAGGGTGTGAAAATCAATGATAAGCATATTGAAACCATCGTTCGACAGATGTTGCAGAAAGTGCAGGTGACAGATCCTGGCGATACCAATTTTCTCGAAGACGAACTCGTTGACCGATTCCGCTTCCTCGATGAAAATGATAAGGTTATTGCCGAGGGGGGTGATCCCGCAACATTTAATCCCGTCTTGTTGGGGATTACTCGAGCCTCTCTTTTGACCGAGAGTTTCATTTCTGCAGCTTCTTTCCAGGAAACGACCCGGGTACTTACTGAAGCAGCAGTACAGGGTAAGGTTGACACGCTGTTGGGATTAAAGGAAAATGTGATTATCGGACACCTCATTCCCGCCGGTACAGGTGCTTTGAGATACCGCGATTTGGATACAGATGTGGTGGAAGAATCGCAGGTTTTTGATACCCTTGCAGAAGAGAACACGGAAAGCATTGGTTTACCTCCAATTAATGCTTGA